The following proteins are encoded in a genomic region of Doryrhamphus excisus isolate RoL2022-K1 chromosome 6, RoL_Dexc_1.0, whole genome shotgun sequence:
- the mblac1 gene encoding metallo-beta-lactamase domain-containing protein 1: MASSGPFQLSPLSELDFPGCPYSVSVLKVGYCHPQQDGTFKADGSITLITGHNGNNILVDTGGPWDRDFLIKALKERGLEPGDIRLVVGTHGHSDHVGNLSLFPSSPMIVGHDMSQGDIYTPNMLAQGGAHIVDEHVCVVPTPGHTGQDVSVQVTGTSVGTVLVAGDLFDSCFDEDSWRELSVNTEMQEVSRQRALRTADVIIPGHGVPFKVLRN; encoded by the exons ATGGCTTCAAGCGGTCCATTCCAACTAAGTCCTCTATCTGAACTGGACTTTCCAGGTTGTCCATACTCGGTGTCTGTCCTCAAAGTAGGTTACTGTCACCCCCAACAGGACGGGACATTTAAAGCAGACGGAAGCATTACATTAATAACGGGACACAACGGTAACAACATCCTGGTGGACACAGGGGGGCCATGGGACAGAGACTTCCTCATCAAGGCGCTTAAAGAACGGGGTTTGGAGCCAGGAGACATCCGCTTGGTGGTGGGGACTCATGGACACTCAGACCACGTGGGCAACTTGAGTCTTTTCCCGTCGTCGCCTATGATAGTTGGACATGACATGAGCCAAGGGGACATTTATACACCCAACATGTTAGCGCAGGGCGGCGCGCACATCGTGGACGAGCAC GTATGTGTAGTTCCCACTCCCGGCCACACGGGGCAGGACGTGAGTGTGCAGGTGACAGGGACGTCAGTGGGTACGGTGCTTGTTGCGGGGGACCTATTTGACAGCTGCTTTGACGAGGACAGTTGGCGGGAGTTGAGTGTCAACACCGAAATGCAGGAAGTGAGCCGCCAGAGGGCGCTGCGAACAGCTGATGTCATCATACCAGGACATGGCGTCCCATTTAAAGTCCTTAGGAATTAa
- the LOC131131388 gene encoding LOW QUALITY PROTEIN: ornithine decarboxylase antizyme 2-like (The sequence of the model RefSeq protein was modified relative to this genomic sequence to represent the inferred CDS: deleted 1 base in 1 codon), giving the protein MLNTEESSWLAGSRLPSSIPQPPGPLWCSDAPHPQLKIPGGRGTVRDHSLGVLLHKDEKLTVTQTTEVNGNPTLLHFHYQLSERRSAFWNSALSEDSLFLEIPAGPLVEGSKEGLTALLEFAEEQLKVNLVFLWFLKGREDRQSIIKTFHYMGFEMVKPGDPSVPARPDLAFMVYSLDNSSSDEE; this is encoded by the exons ATGTTGAACACAGAGGAAAG TTCATGGCTGGCGGGGTCACGGTTGCCCAGCTCCATCCCTCAGCCTCCAGGGCCTCTGTGGTGCTCC GATGCCCCTCACCCACAGCTGAAGATCCCGGGTGGGCGAGGGACGGTCAGGGATCACTCTCTCGGCGTGCTGCTACACAAG GATGAGAAGTTGACCGTGACACAGACCACGGAGGTGAACGGGAACCCCACACTCCTCCACTTCCACTACCAGCTGAGCGAGCGCCGCTCGGCCTTCTGGAACAGCGCTTTGTCTGAGGACAGCCTTTTCCTGGAGATTCCTGCTGGACCGCTGGTGGAGGGAAGCAAAGAGGG GCTCACTGCCCTGCTGGAATTTGCAGAGGAGCAGCTGAAGGTCAACTTAGTCTTCCTGTGGTTCCTCAAAGGCCGAGAGGATCGAC AGTCCATCATCAAGACGTTCCACTACATGGGCTTTGAGATGGTGAAACCGGGCGACCCCTCGGTACCAGCCCGGCCCGACTTGGCCTTCATGGTTTACTCTCTGGACAACAGCAGCTCGGACGAGGAGTGA